The segment NNNNNNNNNNNNNNNNNNNNNNNNNNNNNNNNNNNNNNNNNNNNNNNNNNNNNNNNNNNNNNNNNNNNNNNNNNNNNNNNNNNNNNNNNNNNNNNNNNNNNNNNNNNNNNNNNNNNNNNNNNNNNNNNNNNNNNNNNNNNNNNNNNNNNNNNNNNNNNNNNNNNNNNNNNNNNNNNNNNNNNNNNNNNNNNNNNNNNNNNNNNNNNNNNNNNNNNNNNNNNNNNNNNNNNNNNNNNNNNNNNNNNNNNNNNNNNNNNNNNNNNNNNNNNNNNNNNNNNNNNNNNNNNNNNNNNNNNNNNNNNNNNNNNNNNNNNNNNNNNNNNNNNNNNNNNNNNNNNNNNNNNNNNNNNNNNNNNNNNNNNNNNNNNNNNNNNNNNNNNNNNNNNNNNNNNNNNNNNNNNNNNNNNNNNNNNNNNNNNNNNNNNNNNNNNNNNNNNNNNNNNNNNNNNNNNNNNNNNNNNNNNNNNNNNNNNNNNNNNNNNNNNNNNNNNNNNNNNNNNNNNNNNNNNNNNNNNNNNNNNNNNNNNNNNNNNNNNNNNNNNNNNNNNNNNNNNNNNNNNNNNNNNNNNNNNNNNNNNNNNNNNNNNNNNNNNNNNNNNNNNNNNNNNNNNNNNNNNNNNNNNNNNNNNNNNNNNNNNNNNNNNNNNNNNNNNNNNNNNNNNNNNNNNNNNNNNNNNNNNNNNNNNNNNNNNNNNNNNNNNNNNNNNNNNNNNNNNNNNNNNNNNNNNNNNNNNNNNNNNNNNNNNNNNNNNNNNNNNNNNNNNNNNNNNNNNNNNNNNNNNNNNNNNNNNNNNNNNNNNNNNNNNNNNNNNNNNNNNNNNNNNNNNNNNNNNNNNNNNNNNNNNNNNNNNNNNNNNNNNNNNNNNNNNNNNNNNNNNNNNNNNNNNNNNNNNNNNNNNNNNNNNNNNNNNNNNNNNNNNNNNNNNNNNNNNNNNNNNNNNNNNNNNNNNNNNNNNNNNNNNNNNNNNNNNNNNNNNNNNNNNNNNNNNNNNNNNNNNNNNNNNNNNNNNNNNNNNNNNNNNNNNNNNNNNNNNNNNNNNNNNNNNNNNNNNNNNNNNNNNNNNNNNNNNNNNNNNNNNNNNNNNNNNNNNNNNNNNNNNNNNNNNNNNNNNNNNNNNNNNNNNNNNNNNNNNNNNNNNNNNNNNNNNNNNNNNNNNNNNNNNNNNNNNNNNNNNNNNNNNNNNNNNNNNNNNNNNNNNNNNNNNNNNNNNNNNNNNNNNNNNNNNNNNNNNNNNNNNNNNNNNNNNNNNNNNNNNNNNNNNNNNNNNNNNNNNNNNNNNNNNNNNNNNNNNNNNNNNNNNNNNNNNNNNNNNNNNNNNNNNNNNNNNNNNNNNNNNNNNNNNNNNNNNNNNNNNNNNNNNNNNNNNNNNNNNNNNNNNNNNNNNNNNNNNNNNNNNNNNNNNNNNNNNNNNNNNNNNNNNNNNNNNNNNNNNNNNNNNNNNNNNNNNNNNNNNNNNNNNNNNNNNNNNNNNNNNNNNNNNNNNNNNNNNNNNNNNNNNNNNNNNNNNNNNNNNNNNNNNNNNNNNNNNNNNNNNNNNNNNNNNNNNNNNNNNNNNNNNNNNNNNNNNNNNNNNNNNNNNNNNNNNNNNNNNNNNNNNNNNNNNNNNNNNNNNNNNNNNNNNNNNNNNNNNNNNNNNNNNNNNNNNNNNNNNNNNNNNNNNNNNNNNNNNNNNNNNNNNNNNNNNNNNNNNNNNNNNNNNNNNNNNNNNNNNNNNNNNNNNNNNNNNNNNNNNNNNNNNNNNNNNNNNNNNNNNNNNNNNNNNNNNNNNNNNNNNNNNNNNNNNNNNNNNNNNNNNNNNNNNNNNNNNNNNNNNNNNNNNNNNNNNNNNNNNNNNNNNNNNNNNNNNNNNNNNNNNNNNNNNNNNNNNNNNNNNNNNNNNNNNNNNNNNNNNNNNNNNNNNNNNNNNNNNNNNNNNNNNNNNNNNNNNNNNNNNNNNNNNNNNNNNNNNNNNNNNNNNNNNNNNNNNNNNNNNNNNNNNNNNNNNNNNNNNNNNNNNNNNNNNNNNNNNNNNNNNNNNNNNNNNNNNNNNNNNNNNNNNNNNNNNNNNNNNNNNNNNNNNNNNNNNNNNNNNNNNNNNNNNNNNNNNNNNNNNNNNNNNNNNNNNNNNNNNNNNNNNNNNNNNNNNNNNNNNNNNNNNNNNNNNNNNNNNNNNNNNNNNNNNNNNNNNNNNNNNNNaaccctaaacctaaacctaaacctaaacctaaacctaaacctaaacctaaacctaaaccctaaacctaaaccctaaaccctaaaaataaaagcagtattcaaaatatatgttttaccGAAATCAAGAATGTACAACGTCATATAAATTCAGTGCAAATATATAACTTGTGCATTCGACGGTTAATACAAAATAGCACATATGTTGCagacataaatatgtacatacatacatatttgGCTTTCTATGTAATTTCCCACAATGTGGGGGCattaattacaaaattgggaCTGAATCAgctgtgtaaaaaaaaacaaaaacaaaaacaatatataaaGACATAGTACtaaattatgttaaaaaactATTTGAAAAtccaacataaaaaaaaaaaaaggtacatgaattaaaatatacGCTAGGCACACATTTGCGGCGTTTAGTACCGATGTGTTGTATATACAAACGAGGCACCACAAAACGCGGAAAATCGCATGAATGTATCTGAAGCTGGTAGTACTTATGATGTTATTcgtatttatatttcatttaaattgcctttttaacatttctcCCTGCTTAGCCTCATAactgcaatttttatattttcccacTTATGCGTGAATTTATACAACAGTAGACGTATCAACATTGAGCATAAAAGAGCACGTGTGCCATTAGTATAACCTCAAATGCTAGCAATTTGGTTACACATAATTATAACAGATTCTTGTGCCTTATCTAATATTGTATACCCATTACACTACTTTGATTTatgcttctttattttcattttatgtgcCAATTCTCTAAacgagtgtttttttttttcgattttttctccGTCGTACTTTCATGCGGATTATTCAAACTCTCATCTGAACCACTCTCCACAGTTTTACTACCTGTTACATCACTTTCCAATTGTTCACTCTTAGAcccatccatttttttatcacttgaACTATGTTTTAATTCTGCTTCCTTCGATTCACcatgttttttataatgcgatgtgttcttttttaataatgcacTATGCACTGAcgaattttcttcatttcctGCAGTCTTGCTTTCTGATTTATAAGTTTTTTCCTCAGAATTGATCTTACCGtctaatgaattttttttcacttctgTGATCTCAGGTGGTTTCTctttgcttccctttttcgtgcTATCGTGTTTATCATTTTTCGCATCAGCATTCAGTTTAGTGTctgatgtattttttttaattcctgtATTTTGTACCTGCAACTTTTCCTTACTTCCAGTTTTCGCATTGTCCGTTTTATCCGTTTTGGAATCAAGATGTAGTTTACCATCagaaggtttttttttcagcccTGCATTGGGCATTGGAGAATTTTCCCTTTGTCCCgtcgttttattttctagcttatatattttggaGTCAAAATGCTGTTTGCTCTCCTCtgggcttttttttattgacaTGTTTGACAAATGGAGCTTCTCCTTACTTCCGCTTGTCGCATGTTCAGTTTTATCCGTTTTGGTTTCAACATTCAGTTTAGTGTCagacgtatttttttttaatatagaaCTATGCAAATCGTGAGTGCCTCTACTATCCGATTTTGCACTTTCCCCTTCTTGAACCGATTTACCCCCAGATATATCTTTTCTTATTGCAGTGTTCCCCGAATGGATGTTCATTCTAGGGTTTGGCATAGGTTTTTTCTCTGCAGCAATTCTTGACTCGGAATTGCCCCTATGATGTAACGTCGGAATATTAGGTGATACTATCGATGAggtgttactttttttgtcatctaatttattttcttctcgtACCAGTTCTGGCTGtaaatcctttttattttctggcACCTCTTTTTCTGCACTTAAATCGGgcatttcctttttagcGGAATCTGCAACACTTggcatttcctttttcaacaACTTCGTTTCAGGTTCAATGTTCTTTACCTCGTAAGAAGCGTTACTTTGTGGCTCTCCCTGTTGAGGACCATAATTATGCCCACCACCATACGTGTAATTTTGTGGCTCTCTCTGCTGAGGCCCATAATTATGCCCACCACCATACATGTAATTTTGTAGCTCTCCCTGTTTAGGGCCATAATTCTGAGTATATCCAGATGTGCTTTGTTCCGACTGTACATAGTCCAACCCAGCAGTGTCGTTATAATCTGTTGTATTTGCCCCTTCACCAGCATACGATGCTTCGTAATAGCCACTATTATTGGGATGGTTGTCATTTCCACCTGCATACTGCGATTCGTAGCTATTATATTGGGGTGCATTCTCTCCTGAATAGTGATGTTCATTGTAATAGGCATTGTAATTGGATTGGTTGGTATTTCCTTCCCCATACTGAGAATCATACTTTTCATTATAAATGGGTGCACTTCCTCCTGAGTAATGATGTTCATCGTAATAGTTATCATAATTAGATTGGTTTATATTCCCCTCACCATACTGCGAATCGTAGTGTTTATTATAATGGGGTGCACTTCCCCTTACGTTTCCATAGTGTTCTGTATAATAGTCATGGTAACTTGACTGATTCGATCCATCTCCTGCATTCTGATATTGGTATTTATAACTATAATGTGgttcatttcttcctccccttcctctTGTATGGTGTTCTGCATAATAGTCATTGTAAGGTAGTTGATTTCGACCCCTTTCTCTGTACTGATTTCCGTAGTAGCTATTGTAATGAGGGTGGTTTCTTCCATCTTCAACAAATCGAGAATCGTAATTGTCCTTACAATCTGATAAAAACTGTTTCACACCGGTAATCTGAGATTCACAAACTTCCTTACAAtctgataaaattttttcattccaaGGATTGGCAATTCCCCCAAATCTTTGCAAtctgatataatttttttcactccaaGGATGGGAAACTCCCCCAAATCTTTGCAAtctgatataatttttttcatcccaaGGAAGGGAAACTCGCTCAAGGGTGTATAATCAgtaaaaaacttttttactCCCTCGAACTGTGATTCACATGTCTCTTTACAATctgataatattttcatcacGCCATTAAATTGATTATCGTAGGGTGCTCCATGACCTGGATCATTTCTATGTACTACAAAGTTGGACCCATAATTATTTGGATACGCAGCTCCACTATTACCTGCTCCGATATGCTGCTCAtgatatttattattataaggCGGTACATGTTTACTTCCTCCTGGAACATGTGGTTCATAGTTCATTTCATAGTGAGCTAAGATTCTACTTCCCCTGGTAAAATGTGTGCTAGGTGTATTATTACCTTTTCTACAACTTTGCGCCAaatcacaatttttacaactctTGGGCTTAACTGCCAATTTAGATTTTTCACTGTTCACAATCGTTTGCTCTAACTTCGCACTGTTAATATCACCAATTACGCGTAGTACATTGGATTTGTCGGAactctctatttttttttctaattcacttttttcacatttcccTTTCTTACCTTCCAACTTGGAATTATCACCAGGCACTGATTTATGCCCTAAATcgaaatttccatttttattttctgtaGATTCGTTTAATCCCAAAACTAGTGTGCCATGAATATCGTCAAATGATTGTAATATTCTGCTATTGCTCGGTTCTCTTGAACTCTCTGCACTTCTTTTCCTGCCCAAGTGTTTATCACAGATAGACtaaaaagggtgaaaagggggggaaaacatTTCTTTATTCAGATATCTATTTCTACGCTATGATTTAGACAAACATTTACATATACATTAAGATCACttgctgcaaaaaaataggattCTAATGTATAAATTACATTCTTATAATATTGACATGTCCAAAAGCACAGCGTTAATATAAGAACATTTTTAAACCATAGAAAAACAAGTTTTCTTTTGTGTAAGGCTTCTTTGAGACATTCATAATTGTAAGGGTAAATCTCTTAAGTGTATTCGTATGATGCTCATAGGGTGCGATAAATTGATGCAgtcattattatttttaatcattttcaatttttgtcTAAAACTAAAAGCACATTCTAAAACGATTAtgcagtttaaaaaattgacaaatgTGCTAAAGGAATAATTAATAACTACCAAAAAAGTACTTCTTACATATATCACtcgagaaaatttttctcaaaaaaaaatgctcacgcaaaattattattatatgtatggCTTAATAatacaatgaaaaaatgcgcaaagcGATCGTCGCTTCCGCGTTATCTCGTTTGTAAATATAACTTATTTGGAGGCATAAATAATAAACTATTTTAAaggtaattaaaaattgacaCGATTActttaatcataaaaaaggcaagCGTTTCAACCATATATTACTTATTGCGACATCAATACAATACATATGcttcacgaaaaaaaaaaaaatagcaatatAAACTGTACAGCTGAACGATTCGCAAAATAAATCCCCTTCCTATCGTTTAATCATATATCACCAAAAAgcaatataataatagaaaaaatacaaataatgAATTAAGTTTCTTTCTACTTCTACACGTTTTATACTGTAAAGTATTGAAAtgcagtatatatataacgtattatttttattgaagccataaaaaaaaattaaaatggataaatttaACGTCGtaaataaatcatttttactATGAGTTCTCTTTATCTTAacaaaaaggtaaagaaaaaagaacgtttttttcggcaaaaaaattattttcgtaacttttgaataaaatgCTACGAAATTGCCAaagcattcattttttgcatatgaaataatattactaaataaaattataacatgCAAATATtgacatataaaatatatatggatataattttaaaaaatattttgcatacaatttaaaaaaaaaaaaaaaaaatattccaaataaaaatttataaaaaacaaaattggcgcatttatattttttccggAATGGCAAATAATTCCATGATTAACTtttgcatgaaaaaaaagtgaagctaaacattaaaaaaattaataaaatcaaattaaCGCAAAGTCTGTTAAAAGAAACAATTCAATTGCGGTGAAAATTGTGTCATCATAGTTATAGTCGCTTATGCAATGattaacgcaaaaaaagtgtacatTGCCTAATAGATTAAACactgaaaatgtaaaatggaTTATGGAATTATGgctaataaaaatgtgaaaaaatcttttatacttatttttttttctttttttcacaattgcttttttttctttttttttcttcttctattGAAAAAAGTtcgtaatttatttttttacttctaaatattttctaatggggaggaagaagttttaaaaaaaatatcatgtgaagatttttttatttattttatctattGTCATTCATAACGCACTTGggttaaaataataatgccaatttttaaattccatCAGAAATAtcgcatttttattttacttgataatttttatccACACTCTGGggtataataatatatggaataaagtaaaaaaaacaaaaatgtattatatcATTTTAATATTCTATTATGTCCagataaaacatttttttcgacGTCGTAAATTATCCTTCCAATTAAAGCAAAATTTCAGAGTagaaatatttgaattacctttttttcagtgTTATTTTATGACACGAAGGGGCTGAAGTGGGTTAGTGAAAGAAAGTACATTGTGCATCatctatataaatatatatatatatatatatactatatgtgcatatgcgtTAGATGGATAAAATCGGTTCTTCGCCATGTCGAAGCAttgtcttttcttttttcctaaCATGTGTAGTTACGGCCgcgttttaaataaatatcataTCCGAATGTGCAACACACATTCCT is part of the Plasmodium cynomolgi strain B DNA, chromosome 8, whole genome shotgun sequence genome and harbors:
- a CDS encoding hypothetical protein (putative); translated protein: MSQRSLTQKKTCFSMSICDKHLGRKRSAESSREPSNSRILQSFDDIHGTLVLGLNESTENKNGNFDLGHKSVPGDNSKLEGKKGKCEKSELEKKIESSDKSNVLRVIGDINSAKLEQTIVNSEKSKLAVKPKSCKNCDLAQSCRKGNNTPSTHFTRGSRILAHYEMNYEPHVPGGSKHVPPYNNKYHEQHIGAGNSGAAYPNNYGSNFVVHRNDPGHGAPYDNQFNGVMKILSDCKETCESQFEGMEETTLITIATTEISTEKGVEINYLTMTIMQNTIQEEGEEEMNHIIVINTNIRMQEMDRISQYGEGNINQSNYDNYYDEHHYSGGSAPIYNEKYDSQYGEGNTNQSNYNAYYNEHHYSGENAPQYNSYESQYAGGNDNHPNNSGYYEASYAGEGANTTDYNDTAGLDYVQSEQSTSGYTQNYGPKQGELQNYMYGGGHNYGPQQREPQNYTYGGGHNYGPQQGEPQSNASYEVKNIEPETKLLKKEMPSVADSAKKEMPDLSAEKEVPENKKDLQPELVREENKLDDKKSNTSSIVSPNIPTLHHRGNSESRIAAEKKPMPNPRMNIHSGNTAIRKDISGGKSVQEGESAKSDSRGTHDLHSSILKKNTSDTKLNVETKTDKTEHATSGSKEKLHLSNMSIKKSPEESKQHFDSKIYKLENKTTGQRENSPMPNAGLKKKPSDGKLHLDSKTDKTDNAKTGSKEKLQVQNTGIKKNTSDTKLNADAKNDKHDSTKKGSKEKPPEITEVKKNSLDGKINSEEKTYKSESKTAGNEENSSVHSALLKKNTSHYKKHGESKEAELKHSSSDKKMDGSKSEQLESDVTGSKTVESGSDESLNNPHESTTEKKSKKKNTRLENWHIK